CAAAAGATCATTAACTGAACCCATTAAACGCTTAATACTGAAGAGAACTCCAAAAGACAAGTCAAAATGGCATTTCTGGAGATTtgcaaataaaaaaagactcTCAAACAGCTAGGTAAACTAAATTACATATCCCATAATACaagtaaaacaaaaactcCTAATAGtagtttattaaatttCATTCTATTTAcatgaaaataatttatatatgatgcttctttatttttttctaatcTCTCTTTCTCACATAGTCCACTGGAAGTTCTTGAGTTTCTCTGATTTCTTCAACCACAGGTTTATCAATATGTTGACTTAATGCACTCGTCTTTGGCCAGAATTGTGGTAATAACCCAACTTTCTTAAGTAACCATGTAACACGAGGAGTAGGAACTGCACCCATACCTAACCAATATTTTGTTCTGTGTAAATCCAACGACACATCctttattttcaaaccCGAGTCATTACCTGATAAAGGAACTGGAATAGGATTATATGTACCAATGACTTCCATTGgtaatttttgttgagcTTTCTTAGCCTTCATCACAACAATGTTATATATTGGTTGGTGTTTTCTTCCAAAACGTGCCAATCTTATTTTAACCATATTACGTTTATAAGCCGTCTTTTCGGCAACTGACATTATTGGAGATGAC
The Candida albicans SC5314 chromosome 7, complete sequence genome window above contains:
- a CDS encoding mitochondrial 37S ribosomal protein bS16m (Ortholog(s) have structural constituent of ribosome activity and mitochondrial small ribosomal subunit localization) encodes the protein MDLLNFFFRFHHLLFYQINTIIALFTHHNQMSSPIMSVAEKTAYKRNMVKIRLARFGRKHQPIYNIVVMKAKKAQQKLPMEVIGTYNPIPVPLSGNDSGLKIKDVSLDLHRTKYWLGMGAVPTPRVTWLLKKVGLLPQFWPKTSALSQHIDKPVVEEIRETQELPVDYVRKRD